The following are encoded in a window of Mycobacterium vicinigordonae genomic DNA:
- a CDS encoding DUF1501 domain-containing protein: MPELNRRRFLIASAGISAAGLLSGAAAASWQDLLRAAQDRPLPANAGVLVIVSLYGGNDGINTLIPYADNAYHAARPELAYAPGDVLHLDQQLGLNPAMKGLAQLWNQKKLAIVRGVGYPKPDHSHFRSMDIWQTASPAEPVSTGWIGRWLDATGDDPLRAVNIGPVLPPLAVGQKYTAAALSTNPGGAREADEFASIMAALGRDDPGDTPAMAAVAKAYRAARTTDDTFKAVKPPTEEHNSLARQLNMVAAAVEARVPTRAYIVQLGGFDTHAGERETQQRLLGTFDQAVTQFLQRVAGANVVLMAYSEFGRRVRANASQGTDHGTAGPMFIAGTPVKGGFYGDEPSLTNLDNGDLKYTTDFRDVYYEVLARTVGTDPTPSVGPGRKALGFLTA, encoded by the coding sequence ATGCCCGAGTTGAATCGCCGCAGATTCCTGATCGCCAGTGCCGGGATCAGCGCCGCCGGTCTGCTGTCCGGCGCGGCGGCGGCCAGTTGGCAAGACCTGTTGCGGGCAGCGCAGGATCGACCACTGCCCGCCAATGCGGGCGTTCTGGTTATCGTCTCGCTCTACGGCGGCAACGACGGCATCAACACCCTGATTCCCTACGCGGACAACGCATATCATGCTGCCCGGCCGGAGCTCGCCTATGCTCCCGGCGATGTGCTGCATCTCGACCAGCAGTTGGGGCTCAACCCGGCGATGAAGGGTCTGGCCCAGCTGTGGAACCAGAAAAAGCTTGCGATCGTGCGCGGTGTCGGCTATCCCAAGCCCGACCACAGCCACTTCCGCTCCATGGATATCTGGCAGACCGCGTCACCGGCCGAACCGGTTTCGACCGGTTGGATCGGCCGCTGGCTCGACGCAACCGGCGACGACCCGCTACGGGCGGTAAACATCGGGCCGGTGCTACCACCACTCGCGGTGGGCCAGAAGTACACGGCAGCAGCGCTTTCCACGAATCCCGGTGGCGCACGCGAAGCCGACGAGTTCGCCTCGATCATGGCGGCACTGGGTCGCGACGACCCCGGCGACACACCAGCCATGGCGGCCGTGGCCAAAGCCTACCGCGCCGCGCGCACCACCGACGACACCTTCAAGGCGGTCAAACCGCCGACCGAGGAACACAATTCGCTGGCAAGACAACTGAACATGGTAGCCGCGGCGGTCGAAGCCCGGGTTCCCACCCGCGCGTACATCGTGCAACTCGGCGGGTTCGACACTCACGCCGGAGAACGCGAGACCCAGCAGCGGTTGCTGGGAACCTTCGACCAGGCCGTCACTCAGTTTCTGCAGCGGGTCGCGGGCGCCAACGTGGTGCTAATGGCCTACTCCGAGTTTGGGCGCCGGGTCCGGGCCAACGCCTCCCAAGGCACCGATCACGGCACGGCGGGCCCGATGTTCATCGCGGGCACTCCCGTTAAAGGTGGATTTTACGGCGACGAGCCCAGCCTCACCAACCTCGACAACGGAGACCTGAAGTACACGACCGACTTTCGCGACGTCTACTACGAAGTGCTGGCGCGCACAGTCGGGACCGATCCCACACCCTCGGTGGGGCCCGGCCGGAAGGCGTTGGGCTTCCTAACGGCCTAG
- a CDS encoding LLM class flavin-dependent oxidoreductase, with protein MIPLSILDLAPVSAGSDPATALRNTIELAQHAERWGYRRYWVAEHHFVAVASAAPAVLIGQIAASTKRIQVGAAAVQLGYTTAVAVVESFGMLDAFYPGRIDLGIGRSGQRRSEQSKPKPPREPRPPRQWHEVDGVVVPTPFDVRGLLDLERLQATMKILQQPEAVSPDFAEQVGDIIALLEGNYRVGEFDVHAVPGEGSGMRPWIFGSTRGQSARVAGALGLPFVASYHITPATALEAIEAYRDTFQPSAALAEPYVVVSADIVVAEDTATAQHLAAGYGQWVYSIRTGVGAMPYPAPDDFPPLAEEQYELVKDRLATQFVGNPDEVADRLTALARVSGADELVVTSVTHRHQDRLRSHELIARRWGLNL; from the coding sequence ATGATTCCGCTGTCGATCCTGGATCTCGCACCGGTCAGCGCCGGCAGCGACCCGGCCACCGCGCTGCGCAACACCATCGAGCTGGCCCAGCACGCCGAACGCTGGGGCTATCGCCGGTACTGGGTCGCCGAACATCACTTCGTCGCGGTCGCCAGCGCGGCGCCGGCGGTGCTGATCGGACAGATTGCGGCCAGTACCAAGCGGATTCAGGTGGGTGCCGCGGCGGTCCAGTTGGGGTACACGACGGCCGTCGCGGTGGTCGAGAGCTTCGGCATGCTGGATGCGTTCTACCCCGGCCGGATCGATCTGGGGATAGGCCGGTCCGGGCAGCGGCGTTCCGAGCAGTCTAAACCGAAGCCGCCCCGCGAGCCCAGGCCACCACGGCAGTGGCACGAAGTCGACGGGGTGGTCGTCCCGACACCGTTCGATGTGCGGGGACTGCTCGACCTCGAGCGGCTGCAGGCCACCATGAAGATCCTGCAGCAGCCGGAAGCGGTATCGCCGGACTTCGCCGAGCAGGTCGGCGACATCATCGCATTGCTCGAAGGTAACTACCGGGTAGGCGAATTCGACGTGCATGCGGTACCCGGCGAAGGATCCGGCATGCGGCCATGGATCTTCGGCAGCACCCGGGGACAGAGCGCGCGGGTAGCCGGTGCGCTGGGCTTGCCGTTTGTGGCGAGCTACCACATCACACCGGCCACCGCCCTGGAAGCAATCGAGGCCTACCGCGACACGTTCCAGCCGTCGGCGGCCCTGGCCGAGCCCTACGTGGTGGTCTCGGCCGACATTGTGGTAGCCGAGGACACCGCTACCGCCCAGCACCTGGCCGCCGGCTATGGCCAATGGGTGTACTCGATCCGCACCGGTGTCGGAGCGATGCCCTACCCGGCCCCCGACGACTTCCCGCCGCTGGCCGAGGAGCAGTACGAGCTGGTAAAGGACCGTCTGGCAACACAATTCGTCGGCAACCCGGACGAGGTCGCCGACCGGCTCACCGCGCTGGCGCGCGTTTCGGGGGCCGACGAACTTGTGGTCACCTCGGTCACCCACCGCCACCAGGACCGGCTGCGCTCACATGAACTCATTGCCCGCCGGTGGGGGCTGAATTTATGA
- a CDS encoding NtaA/DmoA family FMN-dependent monooxygenase (This protein belongs to a clade of FMN-dependent monooxygenases, within a broader family of flavin-dependent oxidoreductases, the luciferase-like monooxygenase (LMM) family, some of whose members use coenzyme F420 rather than FMN.), with translation MSRKPIHLAAHFPGVNNTTVWTDPTSGSQIEFESFVHLAQTAERGLFDFFFLAEGLRLREHRGRIYDLDVVGRPDTFTVLAALAAVTDRIGLTGTINTTFNEPFEVARQFATLDHLSEGRAGWNIVTSSDAFTGANFRRGGFLAHADRYARAEEFVEVARRFWDSWAPDAVVRENGVYVDPAGIGRVEYTGTHFKVDGFATLPAGPQGHPVLLQAGDSDEGRNFGARHADALFTLHGSLEDGQRYYADVKARARRLGRDPNQLKVFPAATFVLGDTADEARDKARHVRRQQVSGPTAIAMLEQIWGRELSDYDPDGPLPDFDPVVDSDITQGRVRHGDPVAVARRFRERAEAQNLSIREVVIAMTSREQFVGTATHVADEIDRYVQADACDGFILVPHLTPHGLDEFVDKVVPLLQERGVYRTEYPGRMLRENLGLAG, from the coding sequence ATGAGCCGCAAACCAATTCACCTGGCCGCGCATTTTCCCGGCGTCAACAACACCACCGTGTGGACCGACCCGACGTCCGGCAGCCAGATCGAGTTCGAGTCCTTCGTGCACCTGGCGCAGACCGCCGAGCGTGGCTTATTCGACTTCTTCTTCCTGGCCGAGGGACTCCGGCTGCGCGAGCACCGCGGACGCATCTACGACCTGGACGTGGTGGGCCGCCCGGACACCTTCACCGTGCTGGCCGCGCTGGCCGCCGTCACCGACCGGATCGGACTGACCGGCACCATCAACACCACCTTCAACGAACCCTTCGAGGTTGCAAGGCAATTCGCCACCCTGGACCACCTGTCCGAGGGCCGGGCCGGGTGGAACATCGTCACCTCTTCGGATGCCTTCACCGGGGCAAACTTTCGTCGCGGCGGTTTCCTGGCCCACGCCGATCGGTACGCTCGGGCCGAAGAATTCGTCGAGGTGGCGCGCAGGTTCTGGGACAGCTGGGCCCCGGACGCCGTGGTGCGCGAGAATGGCGTCTATGTCGACCCCGCCGGAATCGGCAGGGTCGAGTACACCGGTACTCATTTCAAGGTTGACGGTTTCGCGACACTGCCGGCCGGCCCGCAGGGTCATCCGGTGCTTTTGCAAGCCGGCGATTCCGACGAAGGCCGCAACTTCGGTGCCCGGCATGCCGACGCATTGTTCACCCTGCACGGCTCGCTGGAAGACGGGCAGCGGTATTACGCCGACGTGAAGGCGCGGGCCCGGCGGTTGGGCCGAGACCCCAACCAGCTCAAGGTTTTTCCGGCGGCGACGTTCGTCCTCGGAGACACCGCCGACGAGGCTCGCGACAAGGCGCGCCACGTTCGGCGTCAGCAGGTGAGCGGTCCCACCGCAATCGCCATGCTGGAGCAGATTTGGGGCCGCGAACTCTCCGATTACGACCCGGATGGTCCGTTGCCGGACTTCGATCCGGTCGTCGACAGCGACATCACCCAGGGCCGGGTCCGGCATGGCGACCCCGTCGCGGTGGCGCGACGCTTCCGGGAACGTGCCGAAGCGCAGAATTTGTCTATCCGGGAAGTGGTCATCGCGATGACCAGCCGGGAGCAATTCGTCGGCACCGCAACGCATGTCGCCGACGAGATTGACCGCTATGTGCAGGCCGACGCGTGCGACGGGTTTATCCTGGTGCCGCACCTCACCCCGCATGGACTTGACGAGTTCGTCGACAAGGTGGTGCCGCTGTTGCAGGAGCGTGGCGTCTACCGCACCGAGTACCCCGGGCGCATGCTGAGGGAGAATCTGGGTCTGGCCGGTTAG
- the fgd gene encoding glucose-6-phosphate dehydrogenase (coenzyme-F420): MAELKLGYKASAEQFAPRELVELAVLAEAHGMNSATVSDHFQPWRHEGGHAPFSLAWMTAVGERTKRLQLGTSVLTPTFRYNPAVIAQAFATMGCLYPGRVFLGVGTGEALNEIATGYQGSWPEFKERFARLRESVRLMRELWRGDRVDFDGEYYRLKGASIYDVPEGGVPIYIAAGGPAVAKYAGRAGDGFICTSGKGEELYTDKLMPAVREGAAANDRNIDDIDKMIEIKISYDTDPDLALENTRFWAPLSLSAEQKHSIDDPIEMEKAADALPIEQIAKRWIVASDPDEAVEKVGQYVQWGLNHLVFHAPGHDQRRFLELFERDLEPRLRKLG; encoded by the coding sequence GTGGCTGAACTGAAACTCGGATACAAGGCGTCCGCCGAACAATTCGCACCTCGTGAACTCGTCGAACTCGCAGTCCTCGCCGAAGCGCACGGTATGAACAGCGCTACCGTCAGCGACCACTTTCAGCCATGGCGGCACGAGGGCGGCCACGCCCCGTTCTCGCTGGCCTGGATGACCGCGGTGGGCGAGCGCACCAAGCGGCTGCAGTTGGGCACCTCGGTGCTCACCCCCACGTTCCGGTACAACCCGGCCGTCATCGCGCAGGCTTTCGCCACTATGGGCTGTCTGTACCCCGGCCGCGTATTCCTGGGAGTTGGCACCGGAGAGGCGCTCAACGAGATCGCCACCGGTTACCAGGGCTCTTGGCCGGAGTTCAAGGAGCGGTTTGCCCGGCTACGCGAGTCGGTGCGGCTGATGCGTGAGCTCTGGCGTGGCGACCGCGTCGACTTCGACGGCGAGTACTACCGGCTCAAGGGTGCCTCGATTTACGACGTACCAGAGGGCGGTGTGCCGATCTACATCGCCGCCGGCGGTCCCGCGGTGGCCAAGTACGCCGGTCGCGCCGGCGACGGCTTCATCTGCACCTCGGGCAAGGGCGAGGAGCTTTACACCGACAAGCTGATGCCGGCCGTGCGGGAGGGCGCCGCTGCCAATGACCGCAATATCGACGACATCGACAAGATGATCGAGATCAAGATCTCCTACGACACCGACCCTGATCTGGCACTAGAGAACACCCGATTCTGGGCGCCGCTGTCGCTGAGTGCCGAACAGAAGCACAGCATCGACGACCCGATCGAGATGGAGAAAGCCGCCGACGCGCTGCCTATCGAGCAGATCGCCAAGCGCTGGATCGTGGCCTCCGACCCCGACGAAGCCGTCGAAAAAGTGGGCCAGTACGTGCAGTGGGGCCTAAACCACCTGGTGTTCCATGCACCCGGACACGACCAGCGACGGTTCCTGGAACTGTTCGAGAGGGACCTCGAGCCCAGGTTGCGCAAACTTGGTTGA
- a CDS encoding acetate kinase: protein MTERLVLVINSGSSSLKFQLVDPDSGVSRASGVVEQIGEASSPVADHDAALRRAFELLADDGMDLADCGLVAVGHRVVHGGNRFYRPTRLDDDVIEQLTQLSPLAPLHNPPALQGIEVARKLLPDIPHIAVFDTAFFHHLPAAAATYAIERELAEAWQIRRYGFHGTSHEYVSGQAALFLGRTLASVNQIVLHLGNGASASAVAGGRPVETSMGLTPLEGLVMGTRSGDIDPGVFSYLWRTAKMGVDDIESMLNRRSGVQGLAGERDFRRLRTMIESGDAAAKLAYDVFIHRLRKYIGAYLAVLGHTDVLSFTAGIGEHDSAVRRDALAGMEELGIELDLERNSAGSGSRRISSDGSRITVLVIPTNEELAIARDCLSVLGR from the coding sequence ATGACTGAACGTCTGGTGCTGGTGATCAACTCCGGTTCGTCATCGCTGAAGTTTCAACTCGTCGACCCCGACTCCGGGGTGTCGCGGGCCAGCGGTGTGGTGGAGCAGATCGGCGAAGCTTCGTCGCCGGTGGCCGATCACGACGCGGCGCTGCGGCGGGCCTTCGAGCTGCTGGCCGACGACGGTATGGACCTGGCCGATTGTGGGCTGGTGGCGGTCGGTCACCGGGTGGTTCACGGCGGGAATCGTTTCTACCGTCCGACGAGGCTGGACGACGACGTGATCGAGCAGCTTACCCAGCTGTCACCGTTAGCGCCGCTGCACAATCCGCCCGCGCTGCAAGGCATCGAGGTGGCGCGCAAGCTGCTGCCAGATATTCCGCACATCGCCGTGTTCGACACGGCGTTCTTTCACCACCTGCCCGCGGCCGCCGCGACCTATGCAATCGAACGCGAGCTGGCCGAGGCCTGGCAGATTCGCCGGTACGGCTTCCACGGCACATCGCACGAATACGTCAGCGGACAGGCCGCGCTGTTTCTCGGCCGAACGTTGGCCAGCGTGAATCAGATTGTGCTGCATCTGGGTAACGGTGCGTCGGCCTCAGCGGTGGCGGGCGGGCGGCCAGTGGAGACGTCGATGGGCCTGACTCCGCTGGAAGGCCTGGTAATGGGCACCCGCAGTGGCGATATCGACCCGGGCGTGTTCAGCTACCTGTGGCGCACCGCGAAGATGGGCGTCGACGACATCGAGTCGATGCTGAACCGGCGGTCCGGGGTGCAGGGGCTGGCCGGCGAGCGCGACTTCCGCCGGCTCCGGACCATGATCGAATCCGGCGATGCGGCAGCGAAATTGGCCTATGACGTGTTCATTCATCGGCTACGTAAATACATCGGCGCCTACCTGGCCGTGCTGGGTCACACCGACGTACTGAGTTTTACCGCCGGAATCGGTGAGCACGATTCGGCGGTGCGCCGCGACGCGTTGGCCGGGATGGAAGAATTGGGCATCGAATTGGACTTGGAGCGCAACAGCGCCGGATCCGGTTCGCGGCGGATCTCTTCGGACGGTTCGCGGATCACGGTGCTGGTGATCCCGACCAACGAGGAACTCGCGATCGCCCGCGACTGCCTGAGCGTTCTAGGCCGTTAG
- a CDS encoding MBL fold metallo-hydrolase has protein sequence MTEQTELVQITDKVHLAQGPAVNWTLVHDDTGVMLIDAGYPGDRDEVLTSLSKLGYGPGDVRAILLTHAHIDHLGTAIWFAAEYGTPVYSHADEVGHVKRDYLEQVSIPALALRLWRPRWALWTLHVVRSGGLNRTGIPTAQPLTDDVAAGLPGRPKPVFSPGHTNGHCSYLVDGVLVSGDALITGHPLIVRDGPQLLPAIFSYSQQECIRTLSVLAQVESEILAPGHGPLWRGPIREATDTALRKAGAI, from the coding sequence ATGACTGAGCAGACCGAGCTGGTGCAAATCACCGACAAGGTTCATCTCGCGCAAGGCCCCGCGGTCAACTGGACGCTCGTGCACGACGACACCGGCGTGATGTTGATCGACGCCGGCTATCCCGGTGACCGCGATGAGGTGCTGACCTCACTAAGCAAGCTGGGTTACGGCCCCGGCGACGTGCGCGCCATCCTGCTCACCCATGCCCATATCGACCACCTGGGCACCGCAATCTGGTTCGCCGCCGAGTACGGCACACCCGTGTACAGCCACGCCGACGAGGTCGGCCACGTCAAACGTGACTACCTCGAGCAAGTCTCGATCCCCGCATTGGCGCTGCGGCTGTGGCGTCCGCGCTGGGCGCTGTGGACCCTGCACGTGGTGCGCAGCGGCGGCCTGAACCGCACCGGCATCCCGACCGCGCAACCGCTGACCGACGACGTCGCCGCGGGGCTGCCCGGCCGCCCGAAGCCGGTGTTCAGCCCCGGTCATACCAACGGCCACTGCTCGTACCTCGTCGATGGCGTGCTCGTCAGCGGAGACGCCCTGATCACCGGACATCCGTTGATCGTCCGCGACGGGCCGCAGCTGCTGCCCGCGATCTTCAGCTACAGCCAGCAAGAGTGCATCCGGACCCTGTCGGTGCTGGCGCAGGTGGAATCCGAGATCCTGGCACCCGGCCACGGACCGTTGTGGCGCGGCCCGATCCGCGAGGCCACCGACACCGCGCTGCGCAAAGCGGGGGCGATCTAA
- the pta gene encoding phosphate acetyltransferase yields MLAKAIYIAAPEAETGKSTIALGLLHRLAATVAKVGVFRPITRLGETHDYILELLLHHATAGLPYEQCVGVTYQQVHDDVEAAIASIADAYHAMAEQCDAVVIVGSDFTDIGGATSPAGFATNARIAVNLGAPVLLMVRGWNRTPQEVADVVEACLAELSAVRAHAAAVVVNRCEPDELDAVRDALRKFTPRGYVLPEAPLLAAPTVAELKDAVGGTPVSGDISLRDREVMGVMVAGMTADHVLERLRDGMAVITPGDRSDVVLAVASAHAAEGFPSLSCLILNGGLELHPSIAALVAGLHLRLPIIATTLGTYDTASAAASSRGRVTARSQRKIDTALQLMDRNVDIDDLLAQLAIPIPTVTTPQMFTRQLQQQARRNRKRIVLPEGDDDRILRSAGRLLQRSVAELTILGEESQVRSRAAELGVSLEGSAVIDPRCSELHEQFAGKYAELRAAKGVTLEHAREIMNDATYFGTMMVYTGMVDGMVSGAVHTTAHTVRPALEIIRTVPDVSTVSSIFLMCLPDKVLAYGDCAIVPNPTPEQLADIAISSARTAAQFGIDPRVAMLSYSTGDSGSGADVDKVRTATELVRSREPELAVEGPIQYDAAVDPSVAATKMRDSPVAGRATVLIFPDLNTGNNTYKAVQRSAGAIAIGPVLQGLRKPVNDLSRGATVEDIVNTVAITAIQAQGGHD; encoded by the coding sequence TTGCTCGCGAAAGCGATCTACATCGCCGCTCCCGAGGCCGAGACCGGCAAGTCGACGATCGCGCTGGGCTTGCTGCACCGGCTGGCGGCAACGGTCGCCAAAGTCGGTGTATTCCGGCCGATTACGCGTCTGGGGGAGACGCACGACTACATTCTGGAGCTGCTGCTTCACCATGCCACCGCGGGCCTGCCCTACGAGCAGTGCGTCGGTGTGACCTATCAGCAGGTGCACGACGACGTCGAAGCCGCGATCGCTAGCATTGCCGACGCCTACCACGCGATGGCCGAGCAATGCGACGCGGTGGTGATCGTCGGCAGTGACTTCACCGATATCGGCGGGGCAACGAGCCCGGCCGGGTTCGCGACGAACGCCCGGATCGCGGTCAACCTGGGTGCGCCGGTATTGCTGATGGTGCGTGGCTGGAACCGCACCCCACAGGAGGTCGCCGACGTCGTGGAGGCATGCCTGGCCGAGCTTTCGGCGGTGCGTGCGCACGCCGCAGCCGTGGTGGTCAATCGTTGTGAGCCCGATGAGCTGGACGCAGTGCGCGACGCGCTGCGGAAGTTCACCCCGCGCGGCTACGTGCTGCCCGAGGCGCCGCTGCTGGCCGCGCCCACGGTCGCCGAACTCAAAGACGCAGTAGGGGGGACTCCGGTCAGCGGGGACATTTCGCTGCGCGACCGTGAGGTGATGGGCGTCATGGTCGCCGGGATGACGGCCGATCACGTGTTGGAGCGGCTCCGCGACGGCATGGCGGTGATCACCCCCGGCGACCGCTCGGATGTGGTGCTGGCGGTGGCGAGTGCACATGCGGCCGAAGGGTTTCCGTCGCTGTCATGCCTCATCCTCAACGGCGGCCTGGAGTTGCATCCGTCGATCGCGGCGCTGGTCGCGGGTCTGCACCTGCGGCTGCCCATCATCGCCACCACCCTGGGCACCTACGACACCGCTAGCGCGGCGGCATCCTCCCGCGGCCGGGTCACCGCGAGGTCCCAGCGCAAGATTGACACCGCCCTGCAGCTGATGGACCGCAACGTCGACATCGACGATCTGCTGGCGCAGCTTGCCATCCCGATACCGACGGTCACCACGCCGCAGATGTTCACGCGCCAGCTACAGCAGCAGGCGCGGCGCAACCGCAAACGCATCGTGCTGCCCGAAGGCGACGACGACCGCATCCTGCGTTCCGCCGGCCGGCTGCTGCAACGCTCGGTCGCCGAACTGACCATCCTCGGCGAGGAGTCTCAAGTTCGTTCCCGCGCAGCCGAACTCGGCGTCAGCCTGGAGGGCTCCGCAGTGATCGACCCGCGCTGCAGCGAGCTGCACGAGCAGTTCGCCGGCAAGTACGCTGAACTGCGCGCGGCCAAGGGCGTCACCCTCGAGCACGCGCGCGAAATCATGAATGATGCAACATATTTCGGAACTATGATGGTGTACACCGGAATGGTCGACGGAATGGTGTCCGGTGCGGTGCACACCACAGCGCACACCGTGCGCCCGGCGCTAGAGATCATCCGCACGGTGCCCGACGTGTCCACCGTGTCGAGCATCTTCTTGATGTGCCTGCCCGACAAGGTGTTGGCCTATGGCGACTGCGCGATCGTGCCCAACCCGACGCCCGAGCAGCTCGCCGACATCGCGATCAGCTCGGCGCGCACCGCGGCGCAGTTCGGCATCGACCCCCGGGTGGCCATGCTGTCCTACTCCACCGGCGACTCCGGCTCCGGGGCGGATGTTGACAAGGTCAGGACAGCAACGGAATTGGTGCGGTCCCGGGAGCCGGAGCTGGCTGTCGAAGGACCGATTCAATACGACGCCGCGGTAGACCCATCGGTGGCCGCAACCAAGATGCGCGACTCGCCGGTCGCCGGGCGTGCAACCGTGCTGATCTTCCCCGACCTCAACACCGGCAACAACACCTACAAGGCGGTCCAGCGCTCGGCGGGCGCCATCGCGATCGGCCCGGTGCTACAGGGGTTGCGTAAGCCGGTCAACGACCTGTCCCGGGGCGCGACGGTCGAGGACATCGTCAATACCGTTGCCATCACCGCAATTCAGGCACAGGGTGGCCATGACTGA